A single genomic interval of Gammaproteobacteria bacterium harbors:
- the peaD gene encoding quinohemoprotein amine dehydrogenase subunit beta, which produces MSSSPKLLSKYARLVPVLALSIAAGACSGKGSAQSSVHDLMVVANKPNNLHLVDLTDRKVLRSCELPGKYGSGTVAMAPDKHTAYVISNQFENVYGVNLDTCELTFSAIQSAGNVRVKSIGSLAVSTDGTEVYTHQNPVRLLPDRYEVMDARIAVYKVADGLDAKPVRTFPAPRQVILLIPAADGKTLYLGGQDVFAMNMQTGETTVKIASLHAEDPLQGQRDVLSIWPIGSQSNEFIRLYTAARFTDDTRNMDTARIMWGFERIDLATGEAESRDFGPLEVVLFSGMTRPGDRNQFYAVLTQLKKYDVSQQKELMSVDLDHSYYCLNFSTDGSKVYLAGTFNDIAIHDADTLQKLGNIELPGGDMSLSTAQVFARLP; this is translated from the coding sequence ATGTCCAGTTCTCCCAAGCTGCTTTCGAAATACGCGCGCCTGGTCCCGGTGCTGGCACTGTCGATCGCCGCGGGCGCCTGCTCCGGCAAGGGCTCCGCGCAATCGTCCGTGCACGATCTGATGGTGGTCGCGAACAAGCCGAACAACCTGCACCTGGTCGATCTCACCGACCGCAAGGTCCTGCGCAGCTGCGAGCTGCCGGGAAAATACGGCAGCGGAACCGTCGCCATGGCGCCCGACAAGCACACTGCCTACGTGATCAGCAACCAGTTCGAGAATGTGTATGGCGTGAATCTCGATACCTGCGAACTCACTTTCTCCGCGATCCAGTCCGCGGGCAACGTGCGCGTGAAATCGATAGGCTCGCTGGCGGTCAGTACCGATGGCACCGAGGTCTACACGCACCAGAACCCGGTGCGCCTGCTGCCCGATCGCTACGAAGTCATGGATGCGCGGATCGCGGTATACAAGGTCGCCGACGGACTCGATGCCAAGCCGGTGCGCACCTTCCCGGCGCCGCGCCAGGTCATCCTGCTGATTCCCGCAGCCGACGGCAAGACGCTGTATCTCGGCGGGCAGGACGTGTTCGCGATGAACATGCAGACCGGCGAGACCACGGTGAAGATCGCAAGCCTCCACGCCGAGGATCCGCTCCAGGGCCAGCGCGACGTGCTGTCGATCTGGCCCATAGGTTCGCAATCGAACGAGTTCATCCGCTTGTACACCGCGGCACGCTTCACCGATGACACGCGCAACATGGATACCGCGCGCATCATGTGGGGTTTCGAGCGGATCGATCTCGCGACGGGCGAGGCCGAGTCGCGCGATTTCGGCCCTCTCGAGGTGGTGCTGTTCTCCGGAATGACGCGCCCCGGCGACAGGAACCAGTTCTACGCCGTACTCACGCAGCTCAAGAAATACGATGTGAGCCAGCAGAAGGAACTGATGTCGGTCGACCTCGATCACAGCTACTACTGCCTCAATTTCTCCACCGATGGCAGCAAGGTCTACCTCGCGGGCACGTTCAACGATATCGCGATCCATGATGCCGACACGCTGCAGAAACTCGGCAATATCGAGTTGCCCGGCGGTGATATGAGTCTCTCCACGGCGCAGGTGTTCGCACGCCTTCCCTGA
- the qhpC gene encoding quinohemoprotein amine dehydrogenase subunit gamma, with the protein MKHLKALNAKAKLLDAATGTDDVQEVVAMQTVVGCTSTTDPGWEVDAFGSVAGLCQPMEADLYGCADPCWWPAQVPDLMNTYPDWDANAPSAGKDWRNLDAVFPKAKD; encoded by the coding sequence ATGAAACACCTCAAGGCGCTCAACGCCAAGGCAAAGCTTTTGGACGCGGCAACCGGCACGGATGACGTGCAGGAAGTCGTTGCAATGCAGACCGTGGTCGGCTGCACCTCGACCACCGATCCGGGCTGGGAGGTCGATGCTTTCGGCAGCGTGGCTGGCCTGTGCCAGCCGATGGAGGCCGACCTCTACGGTTGCGCCGACCCCTGCTGGTGGCCGGCGCAGGTGCCCGACCTGATGAACACCTACCCCGACTGGGATGCAAATGCGCCCTCGGCGGGCAAGGACTGGCGCAATCTCGATGCGGTTTTCCCCAAGGCCAAGGATTGA
- the peaB gene encoding quinohemoprotein amine dehydrogenase maturation protein — MGSVFKLQAHNVHEIELQARRLLFHVPSSALFEADPLSAAVIAALRGRAPASLAELQQELGARFGSSEVASALEELQDLDIVSDGAACRSTTQHARVSRIPLTTVVLNVNTGCNLSCTYCYKEDLSTPDKGEKMSLATAVQSIEMLLRESPAQERYNIVFFGGEPLTNLALIREVVEFAEKRFAEIGKRVDFSLTTNATLLDEKTIAWLGAHRFGIAVSIDGPKAVHDRNRITVGGKGSYETVARKVRLLLGSYRARPVGARVTLTHGTTDVIGIWDHLFNELGFAEVGFAPVTAGDIADFNLDEHELAAVFADMKRLGERYLEAALENRSIGFSNLHQLLTDIHEGTKKALPCGAGYSMVAVDKNGGVNLCHRFTGSELPTFGNVDSGLDREGLADFLGQRLDRGNTGCNTCRIRNLCSGGCYHESYQRYNDPAQPVYHYCDLLRDWVDFGLTVYTRILAGNPGFFDTFLSPRRARQ, encoded by the coding sequence ATGGGTAGCGTGTTCAAACTGCAGGCGCACAATGTGCACGAGATCGAACTCCAGGCACGGCGCCTGCTGTTCCATGTCCCGAGCAGCGCGCTGTTCGAGGCCGATCCGCTGTCCGCGGCGGTGATCGCGGCACTGCGTGGCCGCGCACCGGCCTCGCTGGCCGAGTTGCAACAGGAACTCGGCGCACGCTTCGGCAGCAGTGAAGTGGCTTCGGCGCTGGAGGAATTGCAGGATCTCGATATCGTCAGCGACGGCGCCGCATGCCGCAGCACGACGCAGCATGCCAGGGTGAGTCGCATCCCGCTCACCACCGTGGTACTCAACGTCAATACCGGCTGCAACCTGAGTTGCACCTACTGCTACAAGGAGGATCTGAGCACGCCCGACAAGGGCGAGAAGATGAGCCTCGCCACCGCGGTGCAGTCGATCGAGATGCTGCTGCGCGAGTCACCCGCGCAGGAGCGCTACAACATCGTGTTCTTTGGCGGCGAGCCACTGACCAACCTGGCGCTGATTCGCGAGGTGGTCGAGTTCGCGGAAAAGCGATTTGCGGAAATCGGCAAACGGGTCGATTTCTCGCTCACCACCAATGCCACCCTGCTCGACGAAAAAACCATCGCGTGGCTCGGTGCGCACCGATTCGGCATCGCGGTGAGCATCGACGGACCCAAGGCGGTGCACGATCGCAACCGCATCACGGTCGGCGGCAAGGGCAGCTATGAAACCGTGGCACGCAAGGTGCGCCTGTTGCTTGGCAGTTATCGCGCCCGCCCGGTCGGCGCTCGGGTAACCCTGACCCACGGCACTACCGACGTGATCGGCATCTGGGATCACCTGTTCAACGAACTCGGTTTCGCCGAGGTCGGTTTCGCGCCGGTCACCGCCGGCGACATCGCCGATTTCAACCTCGACGAACACGAACTCGCCGCGGTATTCGCCGACATGAAAAGGCTCGGCGAGCGCTACCTCGAGGCAGCGCTCGAGAACCGCAGCATCGGCTTTTCCAACCTGCACCAGTTGCTGACCGATATCCACGAAGGCACCAAGAAGGCGCTGCCCTGCGGTGCCGGCTACTCGATGGTCGCGGTGGACAAGAACGGCGGCGTGAACCTGTGTCATCGCTTCACCGGCTCGGAGCTGCCGACCTTCGGCAACGTGGACAGCGGACTCGATCGCGAGGGACTGGCGGATTTTCTGGGTCAGCGGCTCGATCGCGGCAATACCGGCTGCAACACCTGCCGCATCCGCAACCTGTGCTCGGGCGGCTGCTATCACGAGAGCTACCAGCGCTACAACGACCCCGCGCAACCGGTCTACCACTACTGCGACCTGCTGCGCGACTGGGTGGATTTCGGCCTCACGGTCTACACACGGATTCTCGCGGGCAACCCGGGATTCTTCGACACATTCCTTTCCCCGCGGAGGGCACGTCAATGA